TCAACCGTACCCTAGCCCGACTCATCGGACACTTGTTATCGGACGAGGCAGGCGTCAGTGTCGGGATCCAGCAAGATCCGTACAGGATTGTCTTCCAAGCCGTCGGTGGAGTAGACGCGAATGATGTTGTGAAGATGGTCCGCCGACTCTCTGAGATCGAAGTGGACGATGTGGCGATAACTGCGTCCAAGAGAACCGGATTGTTCAAGCGAAGGCTCGTCCATGTCGCGAGAAGATTTGGAGCGATCTCGAAATGGACAGATTTCAGCAGCATAACTCTTCGCCAGCTCGCGAAGAGCTTCGAGGGAACAGTCATCATGGACGAGGCTGTTCGCGAGACCCTGGAGAGAGACATGGACATTCCTCATACCAAAGAGGTTCTGCAATCTGTCGCCAGACGCGAGATTCAGCTCAAGGTGGTCAAAACAGTAGCGGGAGAAGCGACACCGATCTCGAGGATAGGGCTCGAGAGGATCAGTCGGAAGACGGACTTGATTCCGACGGAAAAACTGGGCCAGATATTGGTCGGGTCAGCGAAGGCGAGAATCCTCAATGAGGTTAAGACGATCGTCTGTACAGACTGCTGGAAGTATGTTGAGATGAGAAGAGTCAAGGATATTCCCGCTGCTCCTGAATGTCCTGAATGCGGATCTAAGAGTCTTGCCGCATTGGCAGTCTCCGATGAGGACATGAAGAAGATTCTGTCAAAGAATGGGGCACACCTCTCAGAGAGAGAAAAGAGTGTTCTATCGAGAGCAGAGGAGACCGCGAAACTTGTTGACAAGTATGGAAGGCTCGCGGTCTATACCCTGGCTGGAAGGAGAGTAACGCTTGAATCGGCCGCGGACATTCTTCGAAAACACCGAAAGCCCACGAACGGATTCTTTGAGGCGATAATGGAGGCTGAACGAGAGGCGTTGAAAGAACGTTTCTGGTGAATCACTCGAACAACCCTTATCTCAACGCGTCCGAATACTGCTTCGAGAAACCTCTAGCGACGCGAAACAATCGGTGAGAATTTGAACACACTCGACGAACCGTTAAATGACGCACCGAAATTTCGGGAAGATTAGCAAGGGTTACGGAACGTCATGAATCGCGTCGATACGGAAATCACCGTCCAAGTGGATGGCCTTAGACGCGAGTTCGATAGTAAAGAGGGAAAGGTCACCGCCCTCGACGGTGTCAATCTGCAAGTTCGAAAGGGCGAGATATTCGGCGTGCTCGGGCCGAACGGCGCTGGAAAGACAACTATGATCCGAATACTTTCCACACTTCTGCTGCCGACTTCGGGTAAGGCTGGGGTAATGGGTTTTGATGTGGAAAAGGAGCCGGAAAAGATTCGGGCCGTAATCAACATGGCTAGCGGTTCAGAGAGGGCAGGTTACGACTTCATCAGTGCCCGCGGAAACCTATGGTTCTTTTCCCAGCTCTACGGAATACCCTCCGAAGAGGCACACAAGCGCATAAACGAACTTTCGGACATGCTAGGACTGCAGAGCTATCTGGACAGAAAGTTCTACGCGCTCTCCACGGGCTACAAGCAGAGAGTCACCCTAGTAAGAGCATTCATCAACGATCCCAAGGTAGTATTTCTTGACGAACCGACGATAGGTCTTGACGTCATGACGGCACTAAGCATACGCGAGTACATTCTGAAGCAAGCGAAAGAGCATGGGAGGACCATTCTACTCGCAACACACAACATGGCCGAGGTCGATGCAATCTGCAACCGTGTCGCGATAATCGATAAGGGCAAGATCCTTGCGTGCGACACTCCCGCAGCTCTGAAACGGTCGCTAGGTGCCCCATCTCTTGTTCTAGAGGTCTCACCCCCTCCAGCTCCCGGAAGCCTTGAGCCAATTGGGAAACTTGACGGAGTCAAAGGCTACACCGCATCAATCGATGAAGAAAGAGGGTTATCACGAATTCAAGTTGTCGTGGACGGAGATTTATCTGCGCAGTCCGTGATTGACTCAGTCCGGAAGTCAGAAATGACAGTCGTGTCGAACTGGAGGCAACAAGCAACTCTGGAAGAGGTCTTCGTCGCATTAGTGGGTCGAGGGTTTCGGGAGAGAGAACATGAAGCTGCATAGCAACCCATGGCTGAGAACCGCGTACGCCAGATTGTGGGTGAGAGCGAAAAGCATCTACGGAGAGCCCCTTTGGGTAGCAGTCAACGTCGGATTCCCATTCTTCACATCATTCTCCTTTACAATGGTTTACCGAGCCTACGGCCTCGGTGCCTACGCTGGATTCGCTATCCTCGGTGGAGTAATGATCTCTTTCTGGGGGAATGTTCTGTGGTCGATGGCGAGCCAGTTCAACTGGGATAAGCAAGTCGGACTCTTTGAGATCTATATCAGTTCCCCCGCGCCGATCACTGCCATTCTGGTAGGAATGTCTCTCGGCGGGATCCTCGGCACGGCACCATCCGCAGCAATGGTGGCCATTCTAGGATGGATTATCTTCGCTCCACCTATCCATCCATATTGGCCCGCGGTTGTCCTCATCTTCTCTCTGACCCTTGCATCTCTCTACGCGATGGGCATGGCCTTATCCTCGCTCTACCTGGCTTATGGTAGGGAAGCTGATTCAGTCAACGAAGCGCTTCACGAACCCGTCTCTCTTATTTCCGGCGTCTACTTCCCCTCGGTTGGTCAAGGAATCTCTCCCTTCCCATTTGCAGTGCAAGCGGCAGCATCAATAATTCCCCTCACCATCGGAATGGACGCTCTGCGACAGAGCCTGGGGTTCCCGATCCCAATCCCATTCATTCCACTCTACCTCGAAGCTCTCATTCTCGCTCTGATGGCAGTCATCCTCCTCTTCGCGTCTTCCAGAGCCTTGCGATTCCTTGAAAACAAGGGACGGAGGACTGGTTCAATCGCTGTGAGACAAAGATGAGCGTCCTCAGAAGCATTCTCGCTTCGGTGCGAGTTGGCTGGTATAGAGAGTTCAACTGGACCAACCCCGTCTTAGGATTCTCTATGAGAACACTCGGGCCGCTTGCGGGTGTTATCACTGCCTCAAGTGTGTACTTTGTAGGGGCCTCCGCTACTGTTCCTTCTAGGTTTAGTCCGGCTCAGCTCGCCTTCATCCTCATCGGCGCCGCATTATACGCCCACGTTGCCGCATACTCTTGGGTTCCAACACTCGCCATAGCGGAAGGAAAATGGACCTACGTATTCCCCCAGGTCTTCATCTCTCCACATTCATCGCTGCCTTACTTGACTGGGAGGACGATTGCGTCGTTCTTCTCTTCAACCCTAACCGTCATCGTCTCTCTCGTGCTGTCCTTCTTCATTTTATCGTCAGTATTCAACACGAATATTCCTTTTGTTGTGACCCCTCTTTCAGTCACTCTGTTGTTCTTCGCCATGATTGTGAATGTTCTTGCGGCGTTTGGACTAGGGCTACTACTCAGCGCTTACGCATTGTTCGCGACAAAATTCGAGTGGGCTCTACCCACTTATGTTGCGGGAGTCTTGATGGTTTTCTCAGAAGCTCTATTTCCGGTGTCCTTTCTACCACATCCCGTGTCAGACGTAGCAAACGTGCTCCCATTTACCGAATTCATGAGGGCCTCAAGGCAAGCGATGATCCAAGGGGGCGACATCTACTCATACTTCTCATACATTGGACTTGCAACTCTTGGAGGGATCATCCTCCTAGCGGTGGGCTTTCTTGCGTTCAGATACGCTGAGAATCGGGCGAGGCGGCTCGGTGTCATCGACAAGAAAACGGCCTGAGACCGAGTCTTAGTTTAAGCCTAAAACTCTGCTTGCACTCTCAAAGGCATCTTTCCATCCGCCGGCCTTGTAGTCTCTCAGACTTCTCAGAAGCTCGTCTCTATCCACGGGCCCCAAGATCCTGATCATTTTCTTGGCAATGCTGCCTCCAAGAAACAAATACTGAGTTAGCGAGGTGAAATTGCTGGGTCGTCTCGTAACGCTGGCGCTTTCAAAATCCAGGATTCTCGCACTGTCATTGTTCGACACGATCACATTCTTGTGAGCCCGGCTGAGCTCTCCATGATCGAGCCCGTAAGCATCCATTCTGACGCATTCTTCGAGTAAGG
This window of the Candidatus Bathyarchaeia archaeon genome carries:
- a CDS encoding ABC transporter permease, whose product is MKLHSNPWLRTAYARLWVRAKSIYGEPLWVAVNVGFPFFTSFSFTMVYRAYGLGAYAGFAILGGVMISFWGNVLWSMASQFNWDKQVGLFEIYISSPAPITAILVGMSLGGILGTAPSAAMVAILGWIIFAPPIHPYWPAVVLIFSLTLASLYAMGMALSSLYLAYGREADSVNEALHEPVSLISGVYFPSVGQGISPFPFAVQAAASIIPLTIGMDALRQSLGFPIPIPFIPLYLEALILALMAVILLFASSRALRFLENKGRRTGSIAVRQR
- a CDS encoding ABC transporter permease translates to MSVLRSILASVRVGWYREFNWTNPVLGFSMRTLGPLAGVITASSVYFVGASATVPSRFSPAQLAFILIGAALYAHVAAYSWVPTLAIAEGKWTYVFPQVFISPHSSLPYLTGRTIASFFSSTLTVIVSLVLSFFILSSVFNTNIPFVVTPLSVTLLFFAMIVNVLAAFGLGLLLSAYALFATKFEWALPTYVAGVLMVFSEALFPVSFLPHPVSDVANVLPFTEFMRASRQAMIQGGDIYSYFSYIGLATLGGIILLAVGFLAFRYAENRARRLGVIDKKTA
- a CDS encoding ABC transporter ATP-binding protein yields the protein MNRVDTEITVQVDGLRREFDSKEGKVTALDGVNLQVRKGEIFGVLGPNGAGKTTMIRILSTLLLPTSGKAGVMGFDVEKEPEKIRAVINMASGSERAGYDFISARGNLWFFSQLYGIPSEEAHKRINELSDMLGLQSYLDRKFYALSTGYKQRVTLVRAFINDPKVVFLDEPTIGLDVMTALSIREYILKQAKEHGRTILLATHNMAEVDAICNRVAIIDKGKILACDTPAALKRSLGAPSLVLEVSPPPAPGSLEPIGKLDGVKGYTASIDEERGLSRIQVVVDGDLSAQSVIDSVRKSEMTVVSNWRQQATLEEVFVALVGRGFREREHEAA